The DNA window CAGTGTTATTCCTACAACCTTTTTTTTGCCCCTGAATTatcaaagtatttaatttgGTTTGCCTGGCTTCTAACCAGGAGTATCTTGGAGGGGAAGAGTTCCTGAGGGAAAACAGCCTTCCCTATCCCTTCCTTACAgccattttaaattttagttgGAATTTGAGAGTGGCCTTGGGCTGTCACACCTGGGGCAGACTTTTACCTTCAGCGTTCTTACGACCCTGGGTTGGTATCATCATTCCTCACTGATAATATTGCAGAAGGCTTCTGGCTTGtctttggtggtggtggtttgttggttggttggggtttttttggtttaattttgcCCTCAGCGTAGCGATTGTGTATCTCAGACTAACAAATATCCAGCGCTTCCCAAAGAAATGAAACCGAATCCGAAGAGCTCTATCGTCCGGGCCAAACAGCAAATAGGATTATGGAGTATTTTCAGACCATAAATGGAGATTGCTGGCATATGATATGCAACAAAGAGATTTGCTGGTTTAATCTGTGGCTGATAGGAAATGCTGCAGCTAATCctaggaaagaaagagaagagcagtCGTCTGTGAATCTATAAATTTCAGAGATGGGAGCTGTGTTTTAGGCTGTTACAGAGACTTGAAACAGCCAGATTAGCTTTGAAAATTCAGCAGCCACGGGCTGTTTAAATGCAAAATCTGGCAAAACCACTTGTTCCTATGGCAGTGTATCAGGattgtatttccttttatcAGTGAAGGGCTGCAACAGGATGGGGTTGGAAATAATTCCTCTACCAGAATACTCATATTTCAGAAATCTGATTGGTTTTGTCTGGTTTCCATCAGCAGAGCTTCCAATTCTCAGTTGTTTGCAAGTTTggacatgtttttgttttaccaTCCACAGTTCTACGTGTTGGGGAAACAAGAGTGACCCTGCTGTCCTGAGAAGCCTGCTCATGAGACCACGAAGTTTTCATGGTGTTGTGCTACTACCAGGGGCAGAGTGAGTAGGAATAATGTGTGATAACTTCTCCTTGTTCCTACTTTTATCTTAGGCATTGGTCAGTGACAGGGAATCCTGTTAAATTGCTGTCACATATGAGCTTCTGGTATGCACTGAATTTCTGTAGCCCATTACAGAGACTCCTGGGGAATGAACCCAGGATTTTTATAATTACTAAATTCCATTTACAGGTATCACTTGAAACACTTCCTGTAGAACATCAACACACCGTCTTTCACTTAATGAAAGTGTAAACCCCCTGATGTCAGTGAATGGATTGATTTAGCAAAGAGAAAGGTTAAAGATAAATAATTAACAGTGTGACTGGCTGTTCCAGAACAGGGCTGCAAAGCTGATGGCTataaaaacacatcaaaaattTCTATCACTGACTATCTGCAGGTCAGCGGGAGGGCAACGGAAGAAACGGATCCATAAGCATCAGACTTGTAATGATGGATTTTGGGAAACTGTCTGGAAGAAGCCTTGGGCAGTCACAGGTTGTGACACTGGGCTTGGTTGTCCTACCAGTCTTTGgtcttgctgctgctccctgtaGGTTGTGGGATCTCACTCCCATCGAGTGTTCAGAGAGGTCAGTAGTGAATGAGCTCCATGGTCACAGCCAGGATGATCCAGGAGGTTTTTTGACAGCTGAATAGTTTGTGTAGATCACTGAAGGGGTGTGAATGTCACCCTGGTGCTCTCCCATCTCTGACAGATGGGCAGGATAATGTGGTGCCAGCAAGGAcgaggcagtgccaggagatTCTGTGCCCATATGAGCGTGGAGCTGAGCTgagtgtgaggagcagcagtcACAGTAGTCCCAAGGTCCACTCAGACTAATTTATTGCCCTTCCAGATAAATGAATTTTCACTCTTTTGGTGTTTCTGTAGTGCACTGAGGTGGGTTCAGAGACTGGGTAAAAACACTGCAGGGAATAAAGGCACTACTGGGATTACACTGCTCCAGGGGCTGATAATTCCCAACATTCAGCATCCACCACTCTGGGCTCTGCCTGACACCTCTAAACCTTCCTGGCAGGGGGGGCTCTGGACAGATGGAAACAAGGGAATTGCATCTCTGTAATTGCCTTAACAACCAAATTTGTAATCACTGCAAAGAATGAaattgggtttgtgtggcatGACCTATTTTATGTAACATCGTCTTGACGGtcattaaatatgttttcatttgttaATTCTTTATTGCTCAAATCCTGTATCAGCTTTCTGTTATTTTACCTGGCTGGTGGAGAGTTACCTGGGTCAACACTCTCTCCTTAAACATTGCCATAATattatcactttttaaaaatgttttgatatttCCTCAGTATTCCAGGCCTGTTGAAATCAGCATTAGGCAGCTAATCATGTTGagtttaaaatacttattcCTTATATGATTTATTTCATAATCTTTGTTACAAATCTTTGAGTTGGTTGTTCAGCCACTATGTTTTCAAATGCACAAGTACTTTCTGAAGCTTTTGCATTTACTCTGCATCAACAGCTTGTCTTCATCTCGTAATGTCCCTTGACTTTACTGTTGGCCTCTGGCCTGGCAGAAGTTTATTTCCTACTCTCCAGCTTCCTGTGCAagttttctacattttctcACTTCCAACAGTGATTGTTGttggttttccccttttttcttgctATAGTTTTTATTGTTGCACTCTCTTTTTCATCTTCACTATGGTAGACTTTCAAGCACTGTTCTAATTTGCTGCTGATGTTTGGCAGACATTTCCCTAAATCTTGTTAAAGCAAATTCTTAAACCCTTTTTACCCTAATCTCAATCCTCCTCTCCTTACACCTATTTTTCTCAAATCTGAGAAACTAGCACTTTGAGGAAGCAAAGAATATACGTCTTCACACTCTGACCTGttctctgcctctcttcttGTTGGGTCACATGTGATACCCTTGCTCTAAGAATGCtactttttaattcttattttgaGCACTTTTTGTCCTCTCTAGGATTTAATTTTACGAAatgcttccttttcctttcagattctTTGTCTCTGTTGAAATGCTCCTCAGATTTCCCAAGAACAGACACTCTTTTCTGTGATTAAAGCTTCAAACAACCAAACCCATACACATACATGTagtgtgtatatacatacatatatatatatatataaatatatatatatatatacattatctTTGTTTGGGTTAGGTATGTATATACTCAAAGAGCCTGAGTGTTTGTATCTAAAATATGTGAGAAAAACACAGAGCTAAATAATGTGCTGGAGTAGTAGCAAAGTAAGTCTTACGTTCCTGTTGCTAAGTGAGAGGGACAGATGTTACTGAGAGTACAATTAATACTCTGCTCATGTCCCTAAGCCAGAAAGAATTATATTTAATTCCTGAGAAATTAAACAGTAGAAATTAACCCAGAGTTAAAGATTCCATGAAAGAAAAAGCGTTTGGCTAGTGTTAATAGAGCAAGAACTCTATTATGTTATCCCAAAAAACCCTTGGAAAATTagcccagggcacagagctgtgtgCAGCAGCCTGAAACCATAGAGAAAGGAGACAATATTACTCAGGAACTGGCTAAACACCAGCTGGGATGGACTGGATCACTCCCCCAACAGCCCAAAGTGACCACGTTTTCCAGCCCAGACTCACgtttttcatatttcttgtgGCCACATCAATCAGGAATGTGGTTGATTTGCATAAGACATCCCTCAGATCAAATTCCAAATGGCAGTTGGGTGATTACCTGGAAGGGTGAGTGTTCCCAGAACAGCAGACGGATCATCATGGGGAGAGGCTGACAGAGAATAATGGCTTTGTTGAATCCTACTCTTGCTCCTCTCAGGTGATATGCAAAGCACTAAATGTGACTGTTTTCCCCTGTCTGGGAACATCTGTTTCCTTGGTGTTGGTGCAATATTTGGTTTCTCATTGTGCTGTGAGGCGTGGTTTTGTAAAGGTTTTTACCTGTCAATTAGGATTTAATTGCTTGTTACTTCAATATTTGCTCAGTAGGTTCCAGACCAGTGAAGTTCTCAGTGTGTTTTGCTTGAGCAGGGAAATTAGGCTGGACCCAAGCACTGCAGAGCAACTGCTTTGATTGCAGATTTGTTATTTTATGGGCACTGCATGGACTCAGCacatcccagaatggtttgggctggaagggaccttaaggctcatctcattccacccccttccatgggcagggacaccttccactagcccaggttgctccaagccccgtccaacctggccttggacacttccagggatggggcagccacagcttctctgggcaacctgtgccatcATCTCCCACTCTGCCTGCCTGGTAACCAGCAGAGTGAACCAGAACTCATTAAACTTAAGCAAAACACAGGTGTAAAATTCATCGTCTGAGATTCAGGAGGAGTCCATTTCCATACCAGCCTTCCTGCCATGATGTTGCTGTCCTATGCAGTgattaaactaattttttaagCAGTGGTTAGTTTAAAAGCCCGAGGAGAGAATGACTGTTAAAATAATTAGATTTCCAGCTCCAGTTTCCAGGTTAGGATATTATGGACACGTTTGTTCCTGTCACATTTGCTTTGTGGTCCAGTATGAATTTTCAATAGATGACTTTGTGATAAGAAAGCAGTAATTCAGATGCAATTATATAAACAGTAAGATCAGCCTGGAATTAGCCTGGAGAGTataaagcacacacagagcttgtgctgggtcactgcctctcccagctcaaGGCAGAGTCAGGTTCCTGTAATAGGGAAGAATTCAGCTGACAAGAGGTTGGTCTTTCCAGACTTTCACTGTGGCAGCTACAGGGTAAACCAGACTGTGAAATGAATGTGTTTTCTATGGGAAACTGGCAGCTGGAAGAGACTAGAGGGTGATGGCCAGATGTTGGTAGACACTGTCATTTAAATTTTGTCATTTAGGGGCTCTAGAGTAATTCCTGGAATTGTCTTGGAGCTAATCAAGGCTTTGTTCTCGGGATCCCCCAGCAGGTCTGAGAAATAAGGTCAGCACAGCAGACAGATAGAGAGGGATTGGTGGAGTTGAACTCTTTGCTGATGTTCTTTATTGTAATTTGCTTGaatctattttttaattcttggcAGTGTTCCCGTTTCATCACTCCTCTAAGCCAAGTGGAAATtgaaaaatccaattttttgCGTTATATGCACAGTTgtgtcttttcctcttttgaacattttaaatgaTGCTCCTCTTAGAAAATTGTTTCTAAACGAGTGaggttattttaatattttgggttAATTCTAGAGCTCATGTTCTCTAGCATGTCACATTTTCAAATCCTTCAGctcctgttattttttctttgtcagcATTTTGTCACTCACTAGTGAGAAGTTCCATGTAATATGCTTTAGTGGGGGAAAATTgaatttgttctgtttttaatggCCTGTTTTGCTacccttgttttctgtttagcAGTTGGTACTACTTCAGTTAAAGGTCTGAGATTGAAAAGAAGTTGTCAGGCTGtagctaaaaaaattaatatcactCCTAATCTGTGACTGTCCTGACTGTTGCAGTTGAATGCCAAGGAAAGGGCTGGAAGGTACATCCCATTTTACTCGgagtttgctttctttctttgtttgttcTTCCCCACCTAGCATGAGGCCTTTCTTTGTGGTGTCTCTCCTCGTTGGCCTGACTTTCGGACAAACAGCCTCACTCTGTGCTCCTTCTGAGTACACAATCCACGTGGAAAAACGGGAATGTGCCTATTGCCTGGCCATCAACACCACCATCTGCGCCGGATTCTGCATGACTCGGGTACGAGGCCTTGCTCTGCTTTAGGCAGGTATTTCTGTAGCACCACTGCAGCCCAAGTGCCTGTTCTCACAGAAAACAGCGTGTAAGTGATCTCATTCTGAAAACTTCACCCCCAGCACGTTTCCAAGTCAGGTTTTTGCAAAGGTACGGATGAGAAATGCGAAGCCTCCGGAACTACGGAGTTGGTAACGCCGGTGGCACAGCAGAgacctggctgctgctgccactgcagagcCTCTGGAGGCACTTTGTGGGGGCAGGATGGAAGAAGTGAGGAGCAGATTATATTTGGTCACTCTTAATTAATGTAAATAACTTAGGCTacttctcctccctctgctgctaTCCCAGCTGGCTGTGGGAACAGCTCTCCGGCAGCCACACCACACGTGGTGCTTGAGCTTCACTGCTCAACACAGCACCTAAAGTTCCCTTCCAGCAGGGAGCCAGCACAGATCCCAAAGCACTGGGAGCACTCTGAGCCCAGTGGATTAATTAAACCACAAGAACCAGGTGAATGCATCTCTGTGTGGAGAGAGCCCCAGCCACAAGCAGCTTCAAAACTACAGCTCTGAACAGAGTAATGCCAGGGCCGGGCTAAGCACGAGAGGTTTGGTCTCTGCACTCCCCAGGAAGTTTCTGACACGCAAATGCTTCAGCGAAACaacacatttctcttttctttgtagGACAGCAATGGCAAGAAGCTGCTACTCAAGAGTGCTCTGTCCCAGAACGTGTGCACATACAAAGAGATGTTGTACCAGACAGCTCTGATCCCGGGCTGCCCTCACCACACCGTCCCCTACTACTCCTACCCCGTGGCTTTGAGCTGCAAGTGTGGGAAGTGCAACACTGACTACAGTGACTGTGTCAGGGAGAGGGTCAGGACCAACTACTGCACTAAGCCACAGAAGCTCTGTACCGTGTGAAGCTTCCAGAGGAGTGTGGGTGagatgtgctgctctgctcaccaccaagcagaaataaaagcgTGTTTCATATTAGGTTTGCAAGCTGGTGTGTGCAAAGATTCATTCTGAAAGTGTATCATTGCCTGTACTAATTAACTGGGTATTCTGTAACTGGCTTAAAAGAATCATAGGGCTGCAGGTTTGTGTTTATAACTCACCCAGATTTACTCTGGGGAAGAAGAAGACGTGACTTTGTGGATGTATAAACCTTTGCTTATAAATCCCAGGTATTTTATGAAGAGATGCTCAGAGATTTGATATATTGACATATTTCAGAGTTTGATATATTTTTGAGTTCATATCTTTCACTTGATATGTTTTGGAgttaaaaaaaggcaacacatACTCGTGGTATTGAATGTTTTAATCAGATTTTGACATATACTTGCAGCCTTCAAATTAGCATTCAAATTAGCAATGGTCTTTTTCTATCTCTGTAAGGTTAGGGTTTTTTGTGGACTGTAGCTTCAGTGTTGTCAGCTGGGACTAAGCACATACAGTTTGTTTATCCACATTGTAGATCCGTGTCCTCCCTGCTCTTTTCCAGCCGTGGTTATTGGGAATGCTTCTCCATGTCTCTGCACTGGTGGCATAACCCTCCCTTTCCTGCTGAAATACACTGTTTGAAAAACCTGTCTCTGTGAGCACTGGAGAATCACTGAAGCTTCAAACCTTACGCCAGAAGGGGAGTGGGATGCCCTcaaacttaaagaaaaattcagtatAAGATTTCTTCTTCCACACACAGGGCAGCTGGTCCCTTGGGAGTGGGAAggtgagctgagcccaccctgtgTGCTGAACATGCACAGGTGGGAGGTGCAGAGCCaggaatgaagaaataaatgtaaaccAACAATTGTTTCCTTTCCCCTGACGTTGTGGCTCCAAAGAAATTAGATATTCCATTCACACTTAGGTTGGAATAGTAAATAAAGGAACCGAAATTCACAGGATACAAAtaggaaatttaattttcttagaaaaatctTGCTTTGGGTATTGCAGCTCTCATGAATGTTCCTGGATACTCCATTCTAGACaccttcattttatttcatctgcagCAAAGCCTCTGAGAAAGCCCAAGGGAACCTGCTGGGTGCACCCCTGGAGCtgggggttggaccagatgagcTCCAGAGGTTCCTCCCAACCTCTACAAGTCTGTGATAAAAGCATTTGGATGCATGTCATGTGTATAACTGGTGATAAAGAAATGCCTTCACAGCCAAGGTTTGAAAATTTAAACTCTCCAAAACCACatttaaaatgaacagaaaatccAGAGGATTTACAGTAGCCCTGTTTCTGAAGGATTGATCCCTAACACTTATGGTTTAAACAATCCAGTTATGGTTAGATTTGTATGAGACTATTTCTACAACTGTTGGAGCAGGAAAGATTAGTTACAATTAAGTTACAAATAATTTCTGGTGGTGAGAAGCCTGGTATTCCCAGCCCCAACACATCTAAGAGCTCTGGGCTCCCAAGCTCTCAGCAAAGAGCTGCAACGTGAACTGCTGCTCTCTAGTTGGTGAAGAGCACAGGGAATGTCAGGGGGAAATTGGGAAATAGGTATTTATTGAACAAAGCAGCCATTGTGTCACCTGGTAAATGGCAAAGAAACAAACTGTTCAGCTTTAAAATCAGCCTGAGCCTTCTCAAGGTGCCTGGGCTGTTAAAAGGGGTGTTTAGCCCAGGGAATTTTGAGCCTGTTTACTGTTGAGCAGCAGTTGCACTTAGCAAAGCGAAAAAAAGGGCACTTGGCCCATGTACAGTATCAGCAGTTCTGTAAAGTCATTGTAATGCCCCTCGTGGCCAGGACTGACAGATTTGTCTtcagcacaaacaaaaccagtctGCTTTTATGGCTAATGCCTGTGCAAAAatcactgcaagaaaaataactaaTGTGCCTTCTTTTACCCTTCAGAAAAATCCAAATTGCTGCATTTGAGTTGTGTTAATGCATCtatttaaatacacatttacGTGCCCTCAGAGCACTGAGTCCCTTTGGCCTTTAAGCTGTTGTTGTGTTCAACTTTTAAGACTCCCAGGTCCAGCGATAAAGCTGTGCTTTAGGTGGTGATTAAAGGTGTTTATTAcctttaaaatcacagaatcatagaatcagctgggttggaagggacctccgagatcatcaagtccaacccttgatccaaccctgctgtggttcccagcccatggcactgatgccacatccagtcttatcttaaaaacctccagggatggagaatccaccccttccctgggcagcccattccaatggctgatcaccctctctggaaagaaattctttctaatctccaacctaaacctcccctggcacagctgaagaccgagccctcttgtcttgctgatggttgcctgggaaaagagaccaacccccccctggctcccccctcctgtcagggagttgcagagagtgaggaggtctcccctgagcctcctcttctccaggctgaacagccccagctccctcagcctctcctcataggacttaaTTTATCTTAGAATCCTTTTCACATAACTGAACGATGGATCTGCACTCAAACCACACATCTTTACCCCTTTTCTTCATCTCAGTCCTGGTGAGGAGGTCACAGAACAGGAAGGGAgcgctgggctggggctggagccgCGCTCAGGGaagaacaaacccaaacacattGAGATGTGGgacctggggaaggggagggggaaaggagaaggagaaggaggaggaggaggaggaggagaaggaggagaaggagaaggagaaagaggaggagcaggaggaggagaaggagaaggaggaggaggaggaggaggaggaggagaaggagaaggagaaggaggaggaggaggaggaggagaaggagaaggagaaggagaaggagaaggagaaggagaaggagaaggagaaggagaaggagaaggagaaggagaaggagaaggagaaggagaaggagaaggagaaggagaaggaggaggaggaggagaaggaggagaaggaaaaggaggaggagaaggagaaggagaaggagaaggagaaggagaaggagaaggagaaggagaaggagaaggagaaggagaaggagaaggagaaggagaaggagaaggagaaggagaaggagaacgAGGAAGGACTCtcccggggctgcggcggcACCGCCCGCCCAACAGGGGACGCTGTGAGCGGCCACCACAGCCCCCGAGGGGGCGGCCCGGGGCACGGACCCGCCTTGGAGAGACCCCCCCCGTTCCCCCTTGGGTCCGGTGGTGCTGCCGGTGACCCGCCGATGTCCCGCTGATGTCCCGCCTTCCCGTGCTGGCTGCATCCAAAtcagcgtgggcagcaggggaagggggattctgcccctctgccccgctcaggtgagaccccacctgcagagcgCCGGGGTCCAACAGCACGGGAAGGATGCGGAGCGAGtgccagaggaggcaccaaggtgagcagagggatggagcagctctgctgagaggagaggctggagaattgggattgttcagcctgggagAAGGCTTCGGAGTGACCTAATATCTGGAGGGAACTTATGGGAAAGATGGGGCAAAATTATTTACGAGAGCATGTAGTGACACGACAAGAAGGAATGGCTACACACGGAAAGAAAACGGGTTTAGGATATTgagaagaaatccttccctgtgagcgtggggaggccctggcacaggctgcccagagaagctgtggctgccccatccctggaagcgtcccaagccaggttggacggggcttggagcaacctgggctggtggaaggtgtccctgcccggggcagggggtggcactggatgatcccAAAGGTCGCTTCCCACCCGAACCATCCCAGGGCTCTGTGACACGGCCCCGCCCTCAGCGCGCGCAGCCAATGGGGAGCGAGCACTGCCCGCGGTGGGCGGGGCCTCCGCGGCACGCGGGACCCTGAGGGGAGTCCCGGCGGTGCCGCCGGTTCGGATCCCGCCGGgcccggtcccggtcccggtcccagTCCCGATCCCCATCCTTATCCATACCCCGATCCCCATCCCggtcccgatcccgatcccCGACCCGGCgtcccgcccgcccgccgcagGTGAGGCggggggtgctgtgggggctCTGACCGCGCGCACCGAGTTCTCTCCGGGAGCCGCTTGTTCCAGGTTATTTTTATTAGGAAGTCGTTTCAAGTTCAAGACACAAAGCCGATAAAACGCCACTTCGGAACACATCGCAGGGAAGCGAAAGCTAATTTCAGCCACAGAgtgagtttgttttctctctcaaagCAAGGAGCCGTCGAGGTAATTCTGCCGCGGACTTTTGCAGCACGAACCGAAAAAACGCCAGTTCTGTCCAAAAATCACAATTTGTGCTGTAAAAACACACACGTTTATCCTGGAAGTGGTTTGTGTCTTGGAAAACCTCGCGGCTGGAGCACCAGTAGAGAGGAAGAAGAttgaaaagctttatttatgTACATTTTCACCCAACGACAGCTGTTAATCCGCAGCCTCCAAAGGCCGCACAACGCAGCGCCTGAAGGCTTAAGATAActcaaagttcttttttttcaagacacGCGAAATGTATTTTGTTATAAAACTATCAGTATCGAGACAAGTGACTCCTCATTGTGGGGATGTCACGGGGCTGAGCTTCATCAGTTCCTGTTCGGTCTCTCTGCAAGGTACCAAAACTGGCTGAGCTTTCCTGGGACAAAGGAAgctcccactgaagtcagttaCTTAGAAAAATTAGACAAGGGAAATGTGAATAAGGGTGTTTAGAGACATAATAAGGGCATCGACAGTTTACATCTTTACGCTTCAGAACAAACTGTTCGACTGAGGAGAAGAAAACCCGTGTGATGTGCTTTCAGAATTATCACCTGGAGGGATCTGAtcttttgtctttcctctgAAAGGGATGCAAGGGACAGGACTAAATgggtgtttctgctgctttacaTGGCATTtactggagcagggaaagaacagCTGTGTTTGATGCCTCTTGATGAGTCAAAAAGACCTTCAGTTActaaaatgcagagaaaactgcttttagaTTAAGCACCTCACAACAGCAGGAAACGACAAAAGACCTTTATCCCTAGATTCTGTTAAAGGCACTATTATATGAACAACATGTTGATTTCCAGCTTAATTTATACCAATAACTTAGAGAACTAAACCAGTAACAGGTAATATTCTGTTCCTGGTATGCAGTGCAAGTATCCCCTAGACCTAAATAGCAGTAACCCTAAAGCTTGAGCAGTAATGCCcagcaaaataaatgcactCTTCAGAGGaatcaaaaaacaaaccacaaacccaaaacacttcAGCAGAAAGTTCGGTGGTTCGAGTCTGAATTTATagaagggggtttttttgtaccacttttccctgttttcctaaGGCACTGAGATGGTTTTGTACTTCTGGAGGAgtggggggctggggaagcaACAGCAGGTTCTGCAAGCTGCCTGTGTGTTCAGTGCATCTCAAAGCAGGAGTGGGCATCTTCCAACTTACTCAAGAAATAACAGATAAAGAGAGAAACTCTGGTGCTATCATTACATTCTGGTGCTGCAAATTTGAGGAATTAAACCCAATTACCTATGTagatgtgtttaaaataaataaaatactgtcaTTACGAGGGGGAGTGTAACAGAAGGAAATCTCTTTATTTGCAATCATTTTCTATCCCTGTAGGGCAATAATCTTGGAACCTGAACCACTGGCTATGGTGCTGTTGGCATGGTGctggttttcctgcttttcctggaaaGCTGGCTTGCTCTGAGTGGCAAAAATGCCACTCTACACaggtttcttctttctgtcagTATTACCTTGAgaaaacacagcccagctgggcactATCCCATGAACTGAAGTCTCAGGTGTACCTGGGAGCCAGGGAATCACTTTGTTGGCTGCTGTGGGAAAACTGATTTCTAAGTTTCAGCTTGAGACCCTCATGGATTTGCTGCCACTGTCATTCTCCCAGCTGGGCCTTTCTTAGGAGCAGGGGGTCCTGTTTCCTGGGCTGATACTTCCAGAGTAAGATCCCAGGCCCAGTTTTTAACTGGCATCCATTGCTAACTCAGCCAGAGTGACCCAAGCCTGAGTTGGCAGTGCCAGCACTCAGTGCAGTGCCACAGCTTGTGCCAGGGCAATTTGAAAAGAGAGATCTACGTAAAAGACAGCAAAGATGTGTCAATTCAACCAGATACTTGGGGCAGCAACAGTTATTTCCATTCCTGAAGTGACAGAAAAGTGATGGGAGTTTGAGTTTCTTTTGGAACACGAGATAAATATCATAAAGGGGGTATAATCCACACAAACATGTGCACTGGAATGCACATGTTTCCTgaaattccatttcatttcactgTGATTCAGTGAAATAAAGACCCCCATGACTTGTAAATGCTCTTGCTCATCAGGATGGTCCATGATGTCTAGTTTAACTGAACTTCTCCCCATCGTGTGTGGAACAACTGCATCAGAAATCTGAACTAGTGATCACCAGAGAGACAAAGCTGCTGTGGGGATATTGGTAGCAAAAAGCTGTTCTCTGAAATGGTGAATTATCTCGAGTAAGCCAAAAATTAAGAGATTCTGAGCCTTggctgtaatttattttccctttcttgagACAACCTTTCTCCCTCCCAGTCTGGTTCAAAAGGAACATTCTCTTATGAATAAATatgacaaatagaaaaataaaaatatagaaacaaaCTATGTAAACGCAAGCCCTGAGGTATTTCAAGCACACAGTGTAATTTTTATACCTGACATGCAATCTAAAGGTGCCAGTAAGAAACCTTACTTTGTGGCTCTGTAAAAATGTCcc is part of the Chiroxiphia lanceolata isolate bChiLan1 chromosome 25, bChiLan1.pri, whole genome shotgun sequence genome and encodes:
- the TSHB gene encoding thyrotropin subunit beta isoform X3, which codes for MRPFFVVSLLVGLTFGQTASLCAPSEYTIHVEKRECAYCLAINTTICAGFCMTRDSNGKKLLLKSALSQNVCTYKEMLYQTALIPGCPHHTVPYYSYPVALSCKCGKCNTDYSDCVRERVRTNYCTKPQKLCTV
- the TSHB gene encoding thyrotropin subunit beta isoform X1; protein product: MGLEIIPLPEYSYFRNLIGFVWFPSAELPILSCLQVWTCFCFTIHSSTCWGNKSDPAVLRSLLMRPRSFHGVVLLPGADMRPFFVVSLLVGLTFGQTASLCAPSEYTIHVEKRECAYCLAINTTICAGFCMTRDSNGKKLLLKSALSQNVCTYKEMLYQTALIPGCPHHTVPYYSYPVALSCKCGKCNTDYSDCVRERVRTNYCTKPQKLCTV
- the TSHB gene encoding thyrotropin subunit beta isoform X2 translates to MRPRSFHGVVLLPGADMRPFFVVSLLVGLTFGQTASLCAPSEYTIHVEKRECAYCLAINTTICAGFCMTRDSNGKKLLLKSALSQNVCTYKEMLYQTALIPGCPHHTVPYYSYPVALSCKCGKCNTDYSDCVRERVRTNYCTKPQKLCTV